From one Pseudactinotalea sp. HY158 genomic stretch:
- a CDS encoding antirestriction protein ArdA — protein MNEHQPPAPQRDPEHEPSREQMPELHPRVWIGSLADYTSGTLHGDWVDAATSDEELLAAAQRVLASSELPDAEEWAIFDSDEFGSFEVGEHDDLALVARVARGIREHGPAYACWAQLHDGDEAMCDAFTDAFLGEYDTPGDWVRSVIDEADIDQHVEQAVGANLARYIHFDADGFAQDAWLAGDIHLAERTGGGYWVFATNV, from the coding sequence ATGAACGAACACCAACCACCAGCACCGCAGCGCGACCCAGAGCACGAGCCGAGCCGCGAGCAGATGCCTGAACTGCATCCACGGGTGTGGATCGGCAGCCTGGCCGACTACACGAGCGGCACCCTGCACGGCGACTGGGTCGACGCCGCAACCAGCGACGAGGAACTGCTCGCAGCTGCCCAGCGCGTCCTTGCCAGCAGCGAACTGCCTGATGCCGAAGAGTGGGCGATCTTCGACTCCGATGAGTTCGGCAGCTTCGAGGTCGGTGAACACGACGACTTGGCACTCGTCGCCCGCGTGGCCCGCGGCATCCGCGAGCACGGCCCCGCCTATGCCTGCTGGGCTCAGCTCCACGACGGCGACGAAGCCATGTGCGATGCCTTCACGGATGCTTTCCTCGGCGAATACGACACACCGGGCGACTGGGTGCGCAGCGTCATCGACGAAGCCGACATCGACCAGCACGTCGAGCAAGCCGTCGGCGCCAACCTGGCACGCTACATCCATTTCGACGCCGACGGCTTCGCCCAGGACGCCTGGCTCGCCGGCGATATCCATCTCGCCGAGCGCACCGGCGGCGGCTACTGGGTGTTCGCCACCAATGTGTGA
- a CDS encoding site-specific DNA-methyltransferase: MSRLPRNQVLVGDARERLTQLPEGSVDCVITSPPYFRLRDYGHAGQLGLEDSVGAYVTDLVGLCSEAARLLTPTGTLWLNLGDTYSLHAREGAPRKSLVAVPERVLLALIVDGWTVRNKIVWAKTNPIPSSVRDRLSCTYEVIYLLARQPRYYFDLDAVRQPHRSKRGTRPQPRRSARRRASTRPPARRDPGRPSWRGPNADGDQGLTQLRDAGLVGHPLGKNPGDVWRLPASSYRGAHFATYPEALAARMLLAGCPEQRCTTCRAPWTRPVRRLGATAVRLALTVGCNCDSSTEPGLVLDPFLGAGTTAVAAERHGRDWLGIELNPEYADLARRRIATERSKRAEQSSVRKRKEGE, from the coding sequence ATGAGCCGGCTACCACGCAACCAGGTACTGGTCGGTGACGCTCGGGAGAGGCTGACGCAGCTGCCGGAAGGCAGTGTCGACTGCGTCATCACCAGCCCGCCGTACTTCCGGCTGCGGGACTACGGCCACGCCGGGCAACTCGGGCTCGAGGACTCCGTCGGCGCCTACGTCACCGACCTGGTGGGGCTCTGTAGCGAGGCAGCGCGACTGCTGACTCCGACGGGCACCTTGTGGCTCAACCTGGGCGACACCTACAGTCTGCACGCCCGCGAGGGAGCACCGAGAAAGAGCCTCGTCGCCGTACCTGAGCGAGTGCTGCTGGCCCTTATCGTCGACGGCTGGACGGTGCGCAACAAGATCGTCTGGGCCAAGACCAACCCGATTCCGAGCAGCGTCCGTGACCGCCTGTCCTGCACCTATGAGGTCATCTACCTGCTGGCACGCCAACCCCGTTACTACTTCGATCTCGACGCCGTCCGGCAGCCGCACAGATCTAAGAGGGGCACGCGTCCTCAGCCTCGCCGGTCGGCTCGAAGGCGCGCCTCGACGCGGCCACCAGCGCGCCGTGATCCGGGGCGGCCTTCCTGGCGCGGCCCGAACGCCGACGGCGACCAAGGCCTGACCCAGCTCCGTGACGCCGGACTGGTTGGGCACCCACTCGGTAAGAATCCCGGCGATGTCTGGCGGTTACCGGCCAGCAGCTACCGCGGTGCTCACTTCGCCACCTATCCCGAAGCACTCGCCGCGCGCATGCTGCTGGCCGGCTGCCCCGAGCAGCGCTGCACAACCTGCCGGGCCCCATGGACGCGGCCAGTGCGGCGCCTCGGCGCCACCGCCGTGCGTCTGGCACTGACAGTGGGCTGCAACTGCGACAGCAGCACCGAGCCCGGACTGGTGCTTGACCCGTTCCTCGGCGCCGGGACCACCGCCGTCGCTGCCGAACGGCACGGCCGGGACTGGCTCGGCATCGAACTCAACCCCGAGTACGCCGATCTAGCCCGCAGGCGTATCGCGACCGAGCGCAGTAAGAGGGCCGAGCAGTCATCAGTACGTAAACGAAAGGAGGGCGAATGA
- a CDS encoding replication-relaxation family protein encodes MVRASRLKQLGAMLVERDRFILERLRQHGFLSTKQIERFAFTGHASAASAARSTRRVLERMAHDRLIQALPRRQGGVLAGSAPATWQLAPAGARLVRDDGDRYRPRVPSLHHLRHTLALADTHLDLLHLAKAHDLSASVAVEHEATRRFTGIGGAARLLRPDLAIALGGRDVEGDYVDHWFIEVDCGTESIPTLLRKCQIYADYQASGIEQQRLGTFPAVLWLMIGPTSERAATRAGELRRRLARAARLNSIKFVIATAEDLPAGLGYPTADAANGGRS; translated from the coding sequence GTGGTTCGTGCCAGCCGCCTGAAACAGCTCGGTGCGATGCTCGTGGAGCGAGACCGGTTCATCTTGGAGCGGCTACGACAGCACGGCTTTCTGAGCACCAAGCAGATCGAGCGCTTCGCCTTCACCGGGCACGCCTCAGCCGCCTCGGCAGCTCGCTCAACCCGACGCGTCCTCGAACGCATGGCCCATGACCGGCTCATCCAAGCGCTACCTCGGCGCCAAGGCGGCGTGCTGGCCGGGTCGGCTCCGGCTACCTGGCAACTGGCTCCAGCCGGCGCACGGCTGGTCCGCGACGATGGTGACCGCTACCGGCCTCGCGTGCCGTCGCTACATCACTTGCGTCACACCCTGGCACTGGCCGACACCCACCTCGACCTCCTACATCTCGCCAAGGCGCACGACCTGAGCGCCAGCGTCGCGGTCGAGCATGAGGCAACCAGGCGCTTTACCGGCATCGGCGGTGCGGCCCGGCTGCTACGACCAGATCTGGCAATCGCGCTCGGCGGCCGTGACGTTGAGGGGGACTACGTCGATCACTGGTTCATCGAAGTCGACTGCGGCACCGAGTCCATCCCGACACTGCTCAGGAAGTGCCAGATCTATGCCGACTACCAGGCCAGCGGCATCGAGCAACAACGGCTCGGTACCTTTCCGGCAGTGCTCTGGCTGATGATCGGACCGACGTCCGAGCGAGCGGCGACGCGAGCTGGCGAACTGCGGCGACGACTGGCCCGAGCTGCCCGCCTGAACAGCATCAAGTTCGTCATCGCGACAGCTGAGGACCTACCAGCCGGGCTCGGCTACCCCACAGCCGACGCGGCGAATGGAGGCCGCTCATGA